In Synechococcus sp. RS9909, one genomic interval encodes:
- a CDS encoding metal ABC transporter substrate-binding protein, producing the protein MSLSLAALLLASSPAKPAIVAADGVLCDLTRTLVRDQASVLCLIPAGADPHTLSLRPADRRNLNKARLILINGYNLTPALNNASGGGPVVRVAEKAVPNSANNDPHVWHDPANTTAMVSMVASQLEPLMPAGGGRRIQQRRAAMTSVLQALGTWTTQQIQTVPNQQRVLVTGHRAFSAFAKRYGIRELPVIDDFTTGGRLRPASLSAISKAIQSSGTRAIFPESLPASKTMRRISRASGIPIAKQALVADGLAPGKSLIQTATANVCTFVDAQGGRCDTKAASQLQQRWAAIF; encoded by the coding sequence ATGTCGCTGTCTCTGGCAGCTCTGTTGCTGGCTTCGTCTCCTGCCAAACCAGCCATCGTTGCTGCCGATGGCGTGCTGTGTGATCTCACCCGAACCCTGGTTCGCGATCAGGCGAGCGTGTTGTGCCTGATCCCCGCAGGCGCTGATCCCCACACGCTGTCCTTGCGTCCTGCCGATCGCAGGAATCTCAACAAGGCCCGATTGATCCTGATCAACGGTTACAACCTCACACCCGCTCTCAACAACGCTTCCGGTGGCGGACCTGTTGTGCGTGTTGCTGAAAAGGCCGTCCCCAACAGTGCCAACAACGATCCACATGTCTGGCATGACCCGGCGAACACAACCGCGATGGTGAGCATGGTCGCCTCCCAGTTAGAGCCATTGATGCCTGCTGGGGGCGGTCGGCGCATTCAGCAGCGACGAGCGGCGATGACGTCCGTACTGCAAGCCCTGGGCACCTGGACAACACAACAGATTCAGACAGTACCTAATCAACAACGGGTTCTGGTGACAGGTCACCGCGCCTTCTCCGCCTTTGCCAAGCGCTATGGCATTCGCGAGCTTCCCGTGATTGATGATTTCACGACAGGCGGTCGTTTGCGTCCAGCCAGTCTCTCCGCGATCAGCAAAGCGATCCAATCCTCTGGAACGCGAGCCATCTTCCCTGAATCGCTGCCAGCATCGAAAACGATGCGACGCATCAGCCGGGCCAGTGGAATCCCCATCGCCAAACAAGCACTCGTGGCTGATGGTTTGGCACCAGGGAAAAGCCTGATTCAGACCGCCACCGCAAATGTGTGCACATTTGTCGATGCGCAGGGAGGCCGCTGCGACACCAAGGCAGCGTCGCAGCTTCAGCAACGTTGGGCTGCCATTTTCTGA
- a CDS encoding ABC transporter ATP-binding protein encodes MKRSTLVADGVVVRHGSHTVLANISLRLEPGTLTALVGPNGAGKSTLMQVLQGQRQPTSGWVTLSGAPISRCRDQVALMPQRGRIAWSFPITVRDLVGLASSHRTARRHGCCEVEAALQRVGMAALASRRLDSLSGGQQQRALLARALAQSTGVLLLDEPCAAIDPPSREQLLLLMQQLAGSGQTLLVSGHDWGSALHHYDRVIVLDGRIVADGPPTVIQQNLGDRLAGGWECRG; translated from the coding sequence ATGAAGCGTTCGACCCTTGTGGCCGATGGTGTGGTGGTTCGCCATGGATCCCATACCGTCTTGGCGAACATTTCTCTCAGGCTTGAACCCGGGACCCTCACCGCGCTGGTTGGCCCCAATGGGGCTGGCAAATCGACCCTGATGCAGGTGCTTCAGGGGCAACGACAGCCGACGTCGGGATGGGTGACGCTTTCCGGTGCACCGATCAGTCGCTGCCGTGACCAGGTGGCGCTGATGCCCCAGCGGGGCCGAATTGCTTGGTCATTCCCGATCACCGTGCGAGACCTTGTCGGCCTGGCCTCAAGCCACAGGACAGCGCGCAGGCACGGCTGTTGTGAGGTGGAGGCAGCACTGCAACGTGTGGGCATGGCGGCACTGGCATCGCGTCGCCTGGACTCACTCTCCGGTGGTCAGCAACAACGCGCTCTGCTGGCAAGAGCGCTGGCGCAGTCCACCGGGGTGCTCCTGCTCGATGAGCCCTGTGCTGCCATTGATCCACCATCACGCGAGCAGCTGCTGCTTTTGATGCAACAACTGGCTGGCTCAGGCCAGACCTTGTTGGTGAGTGGTCACGACTGGGGCTCAGCGCTCCATCACTACGACCGAGTGATTGTGCTTGACGGTCGGATCGTCGCCGATGGTCCACCGACTGTGATCCAGCAAAACCTCGGTGATCGCTTGGCTGGAGGATGGGAGTGCCGTGGATGA
- a CDS encoding metal ABC transporter permease, producing the protein MDEISLWILPLLMAALVGLLCPVTGTLLVTQRRVLQANLISHAVLPGLVVAVACGVDPAIGGVISGLLGAWLAERLQLQEGASQDAVINTVLAGFLGLGVLLVPLLQLRLDLEALLFGDLLIVTGSDVVRVALAGLALMTLLLSRYSQLVYLGVDADGAAAAGLPVRGLRLSLALVTAMVIVSAMAAVGVILVIGLLCAPVLPGLNTALSLRVAMARAAGVGLGMSGGGFLLALPLNLPPGPLIGVLCLLMLLLPGGRGAKKR; encoded by the coding sequence GTGGATGAGATCAGCCTCTGGATCCTGCCGTTGCTGATGGCAGCGCTGGTGGGACTTCTCTGCCCAGTCACTGGCACATTGCTGGTGACACAGCGAAGGGTCTTGCAGGCCAATCTGATCTCCCACGCGGTGTTGCCAGGCCTGGTGGTGGCCGTGGCCTGCGGGGTCGATCCCGCCATTGGAGGCGTGATCAGCGGCCTCCTGGGTGCCTGGCTGGCAGAGCGCCTGCAGTTACAAGAGGGCGCCAGTCAGGATGCTGTGATCAACACGGTGCTGGCAGGTTTTCTTGGGCTTGGTGTTCTGCTGGTCCCCTTATTACAGCTGCGACTTGATCTAGAGGCGCTGCTTTTCGGTGACCTGTTGATTGTGACCGGATCAGATGTCGTGCGCGTCGCTCTCGCCGGCCTTGCCTTGATGACTCTGCTGCTCTCGCGTTACTCACAGCTTGTCTATCTCGGCGTCGATGCCGATGGAGCTGCAGCGGCGGGTCTACCCGTGCGCGGTCTGCGTCTGTCTCTGGCTCTGGTCACAGCCATGGTGATCGTGAGCGCGATGGCGGCCGTTGGCGTGATTCTGGTGATCGGCCTGCTCTGCGCCCCGGTGTTGCCTGGGTTGAACACGGCGTTGAGTCTTCGTGTGGCAATGGCACGTGCCGCTGGAGTGGGGCTGGGAATGAGCGGCGGCGGCTTTCTGCTGGCCCTGCCATTGAATCTGCCACCAGGCCCCCTGATCGGGGTGCTCTGCCTCTTGATGCTGCTGCTGCCTGGGGGGCGTGGCGCCAAAAAGCGCTGA
- a CDS encoding IS3 family transposase → MGSLLFGGRGRLTSAAHRKKAIELISEAHAAGAGLVRACSEIGISLRTLKRWRKALTGDDGGHDRRKGSPRLVSHRLSEEERQRILLTCNQPQYAALPPGQIVPALADQGLYIGSESSFYRVLHAHGQVHRRGRARPPQEPRPIPRLRASGANQVWSWDITYLPTTVRGIWLYLYLVIDVWSRKVVAWDVAEREDPAIAADLVSRACLRERISKGRKQPLVLHADNGNAMRAATLESRLEELGVLRSFSRPRVSNDNPYSESLFRTVKYRPDYPRKPFASKEQACQWVAAFVDWYNHQHRHSGIKFVTPQQRHNGRAVEISRHRAVVYERARQLNPRRWSRSTRCWRQPEVVWINQPPDELNEPGQLPLMQAA, encoded by the coding sequence GTGGGAAGCCTTCTGTTCGGAGGACGCGGAAGGCTGACCAGCGCCGCTCACAGGAAGAAGGCCATCGAGCTGATCAGCGAGGCACATGCCGCTGGCGCGGGTTTGGTGCGTGCCTGCAGCGAGATCGGGATCTCTCTGCGCACCCTCAAGCGTTGGCGCAAGGCCTTGACGGGTGATGACGGTGGTCACGATCGTCGTAAAGGCAGCCCACGCCTGGTCTCCCACAGACTGAGTGAAGAGGAGCGCCAGCGCATCCTGCTCACCTGCAACCAGCCCCAGTACGCCGCATTGCCACCAGGTCAGATCGTGCCAGCACTGGCAGATCAGGGGCTGTACATCGGCTCGGAGAGCAGCTTTTACCGGGTGCTCCACGCCCACGGACAGGTGCACAGGCGCGGTCGTGCACGGCCACCACAGGAACCGCGCCCCATTCCACGGCTCAGGGCCTCAGGCGCAAACCAGGTGTGGAGTTGGGACATCACCTACCTGCCCACCACCGTGCGCGGGATCTGGCTTTACCTCTACCTGGTAATCGACGTCTGGAGCCGCAAGGTTGTGGCCTGGGATGTCGCCGAACGGGAAGATCCAGCGATTGCAGCGGATCTGGTGAGTAGGGCTTGCCTGAGAGAACGGATCAGCAAAGGCAGGAAACAACCTCTGGTTCTCCATGCCGACAACGGCAACGCCATGCGTGCAGCCACGCTGGAAAGCCGGTTGGAGGAACTGGGCGTACTCAGGTCGTTCTCACGGCCACGGGTGTCCAACGACAACCCGTACTCAGAATCCCTGTTCAGGACAGTGAAGTACCGGCCTGATTACCCCCGCAAGCCATTTGCCTCCAAAGAGCAGGCTTGTCAGTGGGTGGCCGCGTTCGTCGATTGGTACAACCACCAACACCGCCACAGCGGGATCAAATTCGTGACGCCCCAGCAACGTCACAATGGCCGGGCTGTGGAGATCAGCCGCCATCGCGCTGTCGTCTACGAGCGAGCCCGACAGCTCAATCCAAGGCGTTGGTCACGATCAACCAGGTGTTGGCGTCAACCGGAGGTGGTCTGGATCAATCAGCCGCCAGATGAACTCAATGAACCAGGGCAGCTACCGTTGATGCAGGCGGCCTGA
- a CDS encoding ferritin encodes MKELTRAINDHLASEFQASHTYLAMSIWLREKDLAGFSTYMLNKSTEERGHASRMIAYLVDSDEEVELPTVQAPERGWPSVNTLFDVVYDLEKGVTASINRLYSLAEQVGERSATAMLDWFVAEQLQEEAEARFVRKRLRLAGDNSAALLLR; translated from the coding sequence ATGAAGGAGCTCACGCGCGCCATCAATGACCACCTCGCTTCGGAGTTTCAGGCGAGCCACACCTACCTCGCCATGTCGATCTGGCTGCGTGAGAAGGATCTGGCCGGCTTCTCCACCTACATGCTCAACAAGAGCACCGAGGAGCGGGGCCATGCCTCGCGCATGATCGCCTACCTGGTGGACAGCGATGAAGAAGTGGAGCTGCCCACGGTGCAGGCGCCGGAGCGAGGCTGGCCCTCGGTCAATACCCTCTTCGATGTGGTCTATGACCTCGAGAAGGGGGTCACCGCCTCGATCAATCGCCTGTACAGCCTCGCCGAACAGGTGGGTGAGCGCAGCGCCACCGCCATGTTGGATTGGTTCGTCGCCGAGCAGCTTCAGGAAGAGGCGGAAGCCCGCTTTGTGCGCAAGCGGCTGCGCCTGGCCGGCGACAACTCCGCCGCCCTGCTGCTCCGGTGA
- a CDS encoding DUF1643 domain-containing protein, translating to MKSDAILSDCRTYRYALWRLWDDSRPCTMFIGLNPSSADEAVNDPTIRRCIAFSHDWGYGGLCMANLFAFRATSPGDLKAAGQPIGSGNDDWIIRLVKQAGLVVAAWGNHGSYLGRSQEVRAMIPDLMCLKINQSGEPAHPLYQPGLARPMPWIS from the coding sequence GTGAAATCCGATGCCATTTTGTCAGACTGCAGGACGTATCGGTATGCGTTGTGGCGCCTCTGGGATGACTCTAGGCCCTGCACAATGTTTATCGGACTGAATCCATCCAGTGCCGATGAAGCCGTCAATGATCCAACGATCCGTCGATGCATCGCTTTTTCTCACGACTGGGGATATGGAGGGTTATGCATGGCCAACCTCTTTGCCTTTCGAGCAACGTCCCCAGGTGATCTGAAGGCAGCTGGTCAACCCATTGGTTCAGGCAATGATGATTGGATCATCAGACTGGTCAAGCAGGCTGGGCTTGTGGTCGCGGCATGGGGGAATCATGGCTCCTATTTGGGGCGCTCCCAGGAAGTCCGGGCGATGATTCCGGATTTGATGTGCCTGAAAATCAATCAATCCGGTGAGCCGGCGCACCCTTTGTATCAGCCAGGATTGGCACGTCCGATGCCGTGGATCAGCTAA
- a CDS encoding extracellular solute-binding protein — MYRFPLTAALAAVLASPSLAQEIGVYSGRHYNTDKQLYKQFTQQTGIKVKLLESKDDALIERLKSEGSRSPADVLILVDAARLDRAAAMGLFRPTSSAVLNREVPANLRDPQGRWYALTRRARVVVVNPSQVNPAQIRTYADLAKPGLKNQLCLRNAKSPYNQSLVADQLILRGDTATKSWIKAMVANMKEPFFSSDTPMIRAVAQGRCGAAVVNTYYVARMLAGKNGKSDQKLAEKVRVVFPTPTHVNISGGGVTKASDQPAAALRFLEFLASAKAASSYANANDEYPLKGFGNNPILKRFGSFRPDGVSAFQLGAKNSQALALMRANGWSF; from the coding sequence TTGTACCGTTTTCCACTGACGGCTGCCCTCGCCGCAGTGCTCGCCTCTCCTTCGCTCGCCCAGGAAATCGGCGTGTACTCCGGCCGCCATTACAATACTGACAAGCAGCTCTACAAGCAATTCACCCAGCAGACTGGGATCAAGGTCAAGCTGCTGGAATCGAAAGACGACGCGTTGATTGAGCGGCTTAAGAGTGAAGGGTCCCGAAGTCCTGCTGATGTGTTGATTCTGGTCGATGCCGCGCGGCTTGATCGCGCTGCGGCCATGGGGCTGTTCCGCCCCACTTCGTCCGCCGTTCTCAACCGCGAAGTTCCCGCCAATCTGCGTGATCCTCAGGGGCGCTGGTATGCCCTCACCAGACGTGCGCGGGTGGTGGTCGTGAACCCTTCGCAGGTGAATCCGGCGCAGATCCGCACCTACGCCGACCTGGCCAAACCTGGGCTGAAAAATCAGCTCTGCTTGCGCAACGCCAAAAGCCCCTACAACCAATCCTTGGTTGCCGATCAGTTGATTCTTCGGGGTGACACGGCAACGAAATCCTGGATCAAGGCGATGGTGGCCAACATGAAGGAGCCCTTCTTCTCTTCTGACACCCCGATGATTCGCGCCGTTGCGCAAGGCCGATGTGGCGCTGCGGTCGTGAACACCTATTACGTGGCCCGGATGTTGGCAGGGAAGAATGGAAAGAGCGATCAGAAGCTGGCTGAGAAGGTGAGGGTGGTCTTTCCCACTCCCACCCACGTGAACATCAGTGGTGGTGGCGTCACCAAGGCTTCTGACCAACCGGCCGCAGCGCTCAGGTTTCTTGAGTTTCTCGCCTCCGCCAAGGCTGCATCCAGCTACGCCAACGCCAATGACGAGTACCCGCTCAAGGGATTCGGCAACAATCCGATCCTCAAGCGCTTCGGCAGCTTCCGACCCGATGGCGTCTCGGCATTCCAGCTCGGTGCCAAGAACAGCCAGGCGCTGGCCCTGATGCGCGCCAATGGCTGGTCCTTCTGA
- a CDS encoding helix-turn-helix domain-containing protein produces the protein MSPPQRQSVAQISEELGIHVVTLYNWRKAWRLQGEVVPASEKEPEGWSAADKFTVVMETAGLNATELSAYCRERGLFPEQVERWRQAAQDANEKPVLTLKEQKELEKLRAQDQREIKALKKELQRKEKAMAEMAALLVLRKKWEAFCSEDAEG, from the coding sequence ATGAGCCCACCGCAGCGGCAAAGCGTGGCCCAGATCTCCGAGGAGCTGGGCATTCACGTGGTGACCCTTTACAACTGGAGGAAGGCATGGCGGTTGCAGGGAGAGGTGGTGCCGGCATCCGAGAAGGAACCAGAGGGCTGGAGCGCTGCCGATAAGTTCACGGTGGTGATGGAGACGGCTGGCTTGAACGCCACCGAACTCAGTGCCTACTGCCGAGAGCGAGGCCTGTTTCCTGAGCAGGTGGAGCGTTGGCGGCAGGCGGCCCAGGATGCCAATGAAAAGCCAGTGCTGACCTTGAAAGAGCAGAAGGAGCTGGAAAAGCTCCGCGCCCAGGACCAACGGGAGATCAAAGCCCTCAAGAAGGAGCTGCAGCGCAAAGAGAAGGCCATGGCGGAGATGGCGGCCCTGCTGGTGCTGCGAAAAAAGTGGGAAGCCTTCTGTTCGGAGGACGCGGAAGGCTGA
- a CDS encoding helix-turn-helix domain-containing protein: MPRQQTVLLDPASHGQASMLTVLEGVCRVYCACEETEGITLAFLQSGDRLRIDRLCAEGVCVEALTALKMQRESLAEDASGMDSVNEWTLQLLRIRHLGQAEQRLHALLVLLVSRLGLRCSDSYQLPFRLTHERFGELIGATRVTTTRLLSRWRQASQLATPPGDMVMAIAPELIATSPLSF; encoded by the coding sequence ATGCCCCGGCAGCAGACCGTGCTTCTCGATCCGGCTTCCCATGGCCAGGCCTCCATGCTCACCGTCTTGGAGGGCGTCTGTCGGGTGTACTGCGCCTGTGAGGAAACCGAAGGAATCACACTGGCCTTCCTTCAGTCGGGTGATCGCCTGCGGATCGATCGCCTTTGTGCGGAGGGTGTGTGTGTTGAGGCTCTCACCGCCCTGAAGATGCAACGCGAGTCACTGGCTGAGGACGCCTCTGGGATGGATTCAGTGAACGAGTGGACCCTCCAGTTGCTTCGGATTCGCCATCTCGGTCAGGCCGAGCAACGCCTGCATGCACTGCTGGTTCTGCTGGTGTCTCGGCTGGGTCTGCGCTGCAGCGACTCCTATCAGCTTCCCTTTCGTCTCACCCATGAACGCTTCGGGGAGCTGATCGGCGCCACAAGGGTCACCACCACCCGGCTGCTGTCGCGTTGGCGTCAGGCCAGCCAACTGGCGACGCCACCGGGTGACATGGTCATGGCCATCGCTCCTGAGCTGATCGCCACATCACCCCTCAGTTTCTGA
- the feoB gene encoding ferrous iron transport protein B, whose product MPNTGKSTLYNRLTGGNAQIANWPGLTVELLRGAMPADRRGRAYELVDLPGIHDFSGSSEDEAVVQRFMRNTPPDLVLVVLNASQITSQLRLLMQIQALGLPVVAALNMSDEAQRFGIEINHEGLSQALGLPLLPVSAKRNQGIHALIDRVHQLGERLDCRLGRAQQPLNLEPDVSDEEQEQLIARFVTLPERLLNRRTRAVDRILLHPLVGVLLFLAIVLAVFQLLFAVATPLQDWLGFGLDWIQGSWLEPGLEWLGSPDWLKRFLIDGIWLGVSTVATFLPLIFLFYVLIGIIEDSGYLPRAAFLMDGFMRWLGLDGRSFVLQVMGFGCNVPSIMGTRVIRDRGMRLLAMLCIPFALCQARLTVFVFLAGVFFPKPWWAPGLVLFSFYLMSFLAAIITGLIFKRAYPSKEAFVLELPPYRAPSLITILRRGWSSMLNFLFTTRIFIIGGAAAIWLLTNLPPGAREGSGGTYAAAIGQFFQPILGPIGMNPELTVSLFFGFIAKEILLGAMAVIYKTTESNLGGAIQNVITPLQSLSFMTFVLLYTPCLGTIAAQLKESKSRSFAITSLAWSLGLAWILALIVYQGGLLILAMGS is encoded by the coding sequence ATGCCCAACACGGGAAAGTCCACTCTCTACAACCGCCTCACCGGCGGCAATGCCCAGATCGCCAACTGGCCCGGGCTCACTGTGGAGCTGCTGCGCGGCGCGATGCCGGCGGATCGCCGAGGGCGCGCCTATGAACTGGTGGATCTCCCCGGCATCCACGATTTCAGCGGTAGCAGTGAAGACGAGGCCGTGGTGCAGCGCTTCATGCGCAACACGCCGCCCGACCTGGTGTTGGTGGTGCTCAATGCCAGCCAGATCACCAGTCAGCTGCGCTTGTTGATGCAGATCCAGGCCCTGGGGCTGCCGGTGGTGGCGGCGCTCAACATGAGCGATGAAGCGCAGCGCTTCGGGATTGAGATCAACCATGAAGGCCTGTCCCAGGCGTTGGGTTTGCCGCTGTTGCCGGTGAGTGCCAAGCGCAACCAGGGCATTCACGCTCTGATTGATCGCGTCCACCAGCTGGGCGAACGTTTGGACTGCCGATTGGGCCGGGCTCAGCAGCCTCTCAACCTGGAGCCGGACGTCTCCGATGAGGAGCAGGAGCAGCTGATCGCCCGCTTCGTGACCTTGCCGGAGCGGTTGCTGAATCGCCGCACCAGGGCAGTGGATCGCATCCTGCTGCATCCCCTGGTGGGGGTGCTGCTGTTTCTGGCGATTGTGCTGGCGGTGTTCCAGCTGCTGTTTGCGGTCGCCACGCCACTGCAGGACTGGCTCGGTTTCGGCCTCGACTGGATCCAGGGCAGCTGGCTGGAGCCGGGGCTGGAGTGGCTCGGTTCGCCTGATTGGTTGAAGCGCTTCCTGATCGATGGCATCTGGCTGGGGGTGAGCACGGTGGCCACCTTCCTGCCGTTGATCTTTCTGTTTTATGTGTTGATCGGCATCATCGAAGACTCGGGCTATCTGCCGCGCGCCGCCTTCCTGATGGATGGCTTCATGCGTTGGCTGGGGCTGGATGGCCGCAGCTTTGTGCTGCAGGTGATGGGCTTCGGCTGCAATGTGCCCTCGATCATGGGAACCCGCGTGATCCGCGATCGGGGCATGCGCCTGCTGGCGATGCTCTGCATTCCTTTTGCCCTCTGCCAGGCCCGGCTCACCGTGTTCGTGTTCCTTGCCGGTGTGTTTTTCCCGAAACCCTGGTGGGCGCCGGGGCTGGTGCTGTTCAGTTTCTATTTGATGAGTTTTCTGGCGGCGATCATCACCGGTCTGATCTTCAAACGCGCTTACCCCAGCAAGGAGGCGTTTGTGCTGGAGCTGCCTCCCTATCGGGCGCCGAGCCTGATCACGATCCTGCGGCGGGGATGGTCATCGATGCTTAACTTTCTCTTCACCACGCGCATTTTCATCATCGGTGGTGCAGCGGCGATCTGGCTGCTCACCAACTTGCCGCCGGGTGCGCGGGAGGGATCCGGCGGCACCTACGCCGCTGCAATCGGTCAGTTCTTTCAGCCCATCTTGGGGCCGATCGGCATGAATCCGGAGCTCACGGTGTCGCTGTTCTTCGGTTTCATTGCCAAGGAGATTCTTTTGGGGGCGATGGCCGTGATCTACAAGACCACCGAATCCAATCTTGGCGGTGCGATTCAGAACGTGATCACGCCGTTGCAATCGCTCAGCTTCATGACCTTTGTGTTGCTCTACACCCCCTGTCTCGGCACCATTGCGGCTCAGCTGAAGGAATCAAAGAGCCGCAGTTTTGCAATCACGTCGCTCGCCTGGTCACTTGGTCTGGCCTGGATTCTGGCGCTGATCGTGTATCAGGGAGGGCTGTTGATCCTGGCCATGGGGAGTTGA